TTTCCGAACGCGTCCACGACCGGTTCGGCGGCGGTGACGTGTCGATGGACGCGCTCGGGTCGGCCGAGACGTTCCGGACGGCCGTCGACTCGCTGGGGAGCGGCGGCACCCACGTTCAGGTCGGGCTGACCGGCGACGACGACCGCGGCGAAGTCCCGCTGCCGGTCGACCGCCTGGTGCAGGCCGACCTGACGGTCGCGGGCTCGCGCGGAATGGCCCCGCGCCGATACGACGACATCTTCGCGATGGTCTCCGCCGGGCAGGTCGACCCCGGCGCGCTCGTGACCGACCGCGTCGCCCTCGACGAGGTGCCCGACCGGTTGGCGGCGATGAGCGAGTTCGACACCGTCGGCGTCGAGGTCGTCACCGAGTTCTGAGACGGAGCCGACCGAGCCGCCCGACCCCGCGGCTCGCGCTCGCGCGAAGACGGTCGGGCGGCGGACGCGGGCCGCGGTCTCGCCGGCAAAAGACGGATAGGGCTTCCGGTTGTCCGACACAAACGAATGGTCCTCTCCGACGTGTTCCTCGCACCGCTCGGGCTCGCCGCAGCCCTGGTCGTGATCCCCCTCGTCCTCCTCTATCTCATCAGGCCGGACCCCGAGCGCGTCGAACTCCCCACGTTTCGCTTCGTCGCCGACGAACAGCGCCAGCGAGCGGTCACGCCGTTGCTCGAACGGATCTCCCGGAGCCTCCTCCTGTTGATCCAGATCCTCGCGATCGTCCTGCTGGCAGGGTCGCTCGCCGCGCCGTACGTGCCCGTCCAGGAACGAGCGGTCGTGGAGGAGACGGTACTGGTCGTCGACACGAGCGCGAGCATGGCGACGACCGACGGCGACGGGCCGCGATTCGACCGCGCGCTCGCCGCGGCCCGCGAGGAAGTGACGACCCGGACGTCCGTCGTGACGACAAGCGGCGGCGGGCAGGTGACGCTTCGGCGCGGGCCGCCCAGCGCCGCCCGCGACGCGCTCGACGACCTCGAACCCACGGACGCGCCCGGCGACCTGCGGGGCGCCGTCGCCCAGGCGCGTGCGCTCGCCCAGGAGGACGTGCGCGTGGTCGTCCTGAGCGACTTCCAGGGCGATGAGTGGACCGACGCCGTCCGGAGCCTGCGCGCCCGAGACGTGAGCGTCAGCCTCCGGCAGTTCGCCGGGGGCGGCGCGGGCAACGTCGGGTTCGTCGACCGCCGGTTCGGCGGCTCCGAGGTGACCCTCTCGGTGCGGAACTTCGGCGCGGAGTCGGTCACGCGGACCGTCTCGCTGGGCGACCGCGAGCGCGAACTGGAGCTGGCCGCCGGCGACGTGGCGACGGTGACGTTCCCGGTTCCCGCGGGCGCGAGCGAGGCGCGGCTCTCGCCCGGCGACGACTTCGAGACCGACGACGCCGTCCCTGTCGTCGCCCCGGCGGACCCGACCGT
This DNA window, taken from Halosimplex litoreum, encodes the following:
- a CDS encoding DUF7408 domain-containing protein; translated protein: MVLSDVFLAPLGLAAALVVIPLVLLYLIRPDPERVELPTFRFVADEQRQRAVTPLLERISRSLLLLIQILAIVLLAGSLAAPYVPVQERAVVEETVLVVDTSASMATTDGDGPRFDRALAAAREEVTTRTSVVTTSGGGQVTLRRGPPSAARDALDDLEPTDAPGDLRGAVAQARALAQEDVRVVVLSDFQGDEWTDAVRSLRARDVSVSLRQFAGGGAGNVGFVDRRFGGSEVTLSVRNFGAESVTRTVSLGDRERELELAAGDVATVTFPVPAGASEARLSPGDDFETDDAVPVVAPADPTVDALVLTNDRNRYLTTALSLVDQVELTVDSPPTTVEDDYDVIVYSNVDDDSLLPGNVQAGRDTIAAGGGVAVQAQAEMPDRLNDLLLIEPSGTDSAPTVRRTTETDLTEGIDFQAPDEYLTGSLRSGETLVELRDGTPLLATDRRDAGRLLYYGYIEERSSFKYNYQYPVFWKRAVFHLAGRESLSALNHETGDTVQFGADRIEGPSGRLSGPTTAVREAGIYTAGETVESAALLSERESAVDAAALADRSGPVGNVTRSETRTVPRRVTEFVALGALLVVVLEVGYLRRRGEL